The following are from one region of the Erwinia billingiae Eb661 genome:
- the prs gene encoding ribose-phosphate diphosphokinase, with protein MMKLSLTLDGQEAAFDTGRFPDGAVWAHLLPPLRPRANVLTLRATAMQSMDDLMLVAQLLDAARQRYTLTLTTLELPWLPYARQDRNMRDGDSFALKVFAGFINQLGFDRVKVLDPHSDVAAGVLDRMMAIPQHRCLQHSRSLMSKLEQGMMLIAPDAGALKKIHALAQHVGASEFGILAKHRDITSGRLSGFELLKGEVAGRDVLIADDLCDAGGTFIGSAAVLRGAGARSVSLYVTHGLFTKGVDHLLSQGIDHIWTTTSIADPAIAQPHVELINSDAIFHREGDNHAN; from the coding sequence ATGATGAAACTCTCATTAACCCTCGATGGACAGGAAGCGGCATTCGATACCGGCCGCTTTCCTGATGGTGCGGTCTGGGCTCACCTGCTTCCGCCATTACGCCCACGGGCAAACGTGCTGACGCTGCGGGCGACAGCAATGCAGAGCATGGACGATCTGATGCTCGTGGCGCAGTTACTGGATGCTGCTCGCCAACGCTACACCCTGACGTTAACGACCCTCGAGCTGCCCTGGCTGCCTTATGCCCGTCAGGATCGCAACATGCGTGATGGCGACAGTTTCGCGTTGAAGGTCTTTGCTGGTTTCATCAATCAGTTGGGCTTTGACCGGGTGAAAGTGCTGGACCCGCACAGTGATGTGGCTGCAGGTGTCCTCGATCGCATGATGGCTATCCCGCAACATCGTTGCCTGCAACACAGCCGCAGTCTGATGAGCAAGCTGGAACAGGGAATGATGCTGATAGCACCGGACGCGGGCGCGCTGAAAAAAATTCATGCGCTGGCTCAGCATGTCGGGGCCAGCGAGTTTGGCATCCTGGCCAAGCACAGAGATATCACCAGCGGCAGGTTAAGTGGATTTGAACTGCTGAAAGGCGAGGTTGCGGGACGCGATGTGCTGATCGCCGATGACCTGTGTGATGCTGGCGGCACCTTTATCGGTTCGGCCGCCGTTCTGCGCGGGGCGGGAGCCCGCTCGGTCAGCCTCTATGTCACTCATGGCCTGTTTACTAAAGGGGTTGATCATCTGCTGAGTCAGGGCATTGACCATATCTGGACTACCACTTCCATTGCCGATCCGGCCATTGCGCAGCCGCATGTCGAGCTGATTAACAGCGATGCCATTTTCCACCGCGAAGGAGATAACCATGCAAACTAA
- a CDS encoding NUDIX hydrolase produces the protein MTAEQQYLAGYDPSRYPTPIVTVDSVLFTLFDQRLCVLLVQRANHPQQGFWGLPGGFIDLKRDDSTRATAMRKLQEKTGVIPHWLEQLETFSGPDRDPRGWSLTSAWYALIAAENCQSESDAISDVQWQPVAELASRSDIAFDHQQIIAAALQRLRQKTLYSLLPVYCLPAAFTLTQLQDVTETILGQTVQRKSLIRRFEASEMFEETGESVATGARKAKLYRLKVGADVRNFSRNLMAAD, from the coding sequence ATGACAGCAGAACAGCAGTATCTGGCCGGCTATGATCCCAGCCGCTATCCCACGCCCATTGTCACCGTCGACAGCGTCCTGTTTACGCTCTTTGACCAACGACTCTGTGTGTTGCTGGTGCAGCGTGCCAACCATCCGCAGCAAGGTTTTTGGGGGTTACCGGGTGGGTTTATTGATTTAAAGCGTGATGACTCAACCAGAGCCACAGCCATGAGGAAGTTGCAGGAGAAAACGGGCGTGATTCCGCACTGGCTGGAGCAATTAGAAACGTTTTCCGGCCCCGACAGGGATCCGCGCGGCTGGAGCCTGACATCGGCCTGGTATGCGTTGATCGCGGCAGAGAATTGCCAGTCGGAAAGTGATGCCATCAGTGATGTGCAGTGGCAGCCAGTGGCAGAGCTGGCGTCGAGGTCAGATATTGCCTTTGACCATCAGCAGATTATTGCCGCCGCTTTGCAGCGATTACGGCAGAAGACGCTCTATTCCTTGCTGCCGGTGTACTGCCTGCCCGCGGCTTTTACGTTGACTCAGCTTCAGGATGTCACCGAAACGATCCTTGGCCAAACGGTGCAGCGCAAAAGCCTTATCCGCCGGTTTGAGGCTTCTGAGATGTTCGAAGAAACCGGCGAAAGCGTGGCCACCGGTGCGCGAAAAGCGAAACTCTATCGCCTTAAAGTCGGCGCCGATGTCCGCAACTTCTCGCGCAACCTGATGGCCGCTGACTAA
- the tauC gene encoding taurine ABC transporter permease TauC has translation MSLLSTEKTVPRRVRLRWPFGRQITLSAATLLVILAIWWGVTALKLIAPLFLPAPQQVFHQLLTIASSQGFMDATLWQHLAASLTRILIALFAAVIIGVPVGILMGLSATARGILDPLIELYRPVPPLAYLPLMVIWFGIGETSKILLIYLAIFAPVAMSALAGVKSAQQVRIRAAQSLGGNRWQVLWFVILPGALPEILTGLRIGLGVGWSTLVAAELIAATRGLGFMVQSAGEFLATDVVLAGIAVIALIAFTLELGLRALQRRLTPWHGVHS, from the coding sequence ATGAGCCTGTTATCCACCGAAAAAACCGTGCCACGCCGCGTGCGTCTGCGTTGGCCCTTTGGCCGCCAGATCACGCTGAGTGCGGCGACCTTGCTGGTGATCCTCGCGATTTGGTGGGGCGTCACGGCGCTGAAACTGATTGCGCCGCTGTTTCTGCCTGCGCCGCAGCAGGTGTTCCATCAGCTGCTGACCATTGCCAGTTCACAGGGGTTTATGGACGCCACGCTCTGGCAGCATCTGGCCGCCAGTCTGACCCGCATCCTGATCGCGCTGTTTGCCGCGGTGATTATCGGCGTGCCGGTAGGCATTCTGATGGGATTGAGTGCAACCGCTCGCGGCATTCTCGATCCGCTGATCGAACTTTATCGTCCGGTTCCGCCTCTGGCCTATCTGCCGCTGATGGTGATCTGGTTTGGCATTGGCGAGACCTCCAAAATCCTGCTGATCTACCTGGCCATTTTTGCCCCGGTGGCGATGTCAGCCCTGGCTGGGGTGAAAAGCGCCCAGCAGGTACGCATCCGCGCGGCCCAGTCGCTGGGCGGCAACCGCTGGCAGGTGCTGTGGTTTGTGATTTTGCCTGGCGCACTGCCTGAAATCCTCACCGGTCTGCGCATTGGTTTGGGCGTGGGCTGGTCGACGCTGGTGGCCGCTGAGCTGATCGCCGCCACGCGTGGACTGGGCTTTATGGTGCAGTCCGCCGGAGAATTTTTAGCGACCGATGTGGTGCTGGCCGGCATTGCCGTCATCGCCCTGATCGCTTTCACCCTTGAGCTGGGGCTGCGCGCGCTTCAGCGCCGCTTAACCCCGTGGCACGGAGTACACTCATGA
- the tauB gene encoding taurine ABC transporter ATP-binding subunit: MLTVSHLTARYEGHLALQDINLSIDSGELLVVLGPSGCGKTTLLNLIAGFLPAESGSIMLDGKAVTGPGAERGVVFQHEGLLPWRNVLDNVAFGLQLAGVEKNARREVARQMLKKVGLEGAEKRFIWQLSGGMRQRVGIARALTADPQLLLLDEPFGALDAFTREQMQELLLTLWKESGKKILLITHDIEEAVFLASELILLSPGPGRVIERLPLDFGRRYIAGESCRSIKSDPAFIERREYVLGQVFQQREVFS, translated from the coding sequence ATGCTGACGGTCTCGCATCTTACGGCTCGCTATGAAGGGCATCTCGCACTGCAGGATATCAACCTGTCGATTGATTCTGGTGAGCTGCTGGTGGTGCTGGGACCTTCAGGCTGTGGCAAAACCACGCTGCTGAATCTGATTGCCGGTTTTCTGCCTGCCGAATCCGGCAGCATTATGCTGGATGGCAAGGCGGTCACCGGGCCGGGCGCTGAACGCGGCGTGGTGTTTCAACATGAAGGGCTGCTTCCGTGGCGCAACGTGCTGGATAACGTCGCTTTTGGCCTGCAGCTGGCCGGCGTCGAGAAAAACGCTCGCCGCGAGGTGGCTCGCCAGATGCTGAAGAAGGTTGGGCTGGAAGGCGCTGAAAAACGCTTTATCTGGCAGCTGTCCGGCGGCATGCGCCAGCGGGTGGGCATTGCCCGGGCGCTGACCGCCGACCCGCAGCTGTTGCTGCTGGATGAACCTTTCGGCGCGCTTGACGCCTTCACCCGCGAGCAGATGCAGGAACTGCTGCTGACCTTGTGGAAGGAGAGCGGCAAAAAGATCCTGCTGATCACTCACGATATCGAAGAAGCGGTGTTTCTTGCCAGTGAACTGATCCTGCTGTCGCCCGGGCCGGGAAGGGTGATTGAGCGACTGCCTCTCGACTTTGGTCGTCGTTATATCGCTGGCGAGTCCTGCCGATCCATCAAGTCCGATCCGGCGTTTATTGAGCGCAGAGAATACGTTTTAGGCCAGGTCTTCCAGCAACGCGAGGTGTTTTCATGA
- the tauA gene encoding taurine ABC transporter substrate-binding protein codes for MAGKFTLTLIAASLGLSALSAQAVDVTVAYQTSAEPAKVAQADNTFAKESGAKVDWRKFDSGASVVRALASGDVQIGNIGSSPLAVAASQQVPIEVFLLASQLGNSEAMVVKNTIKTPKDLIGKRIAVPFISTTHYSLLSALKHWGIRPDQLQIINLQPPAIIAAWQRGDIDGAYVWAPAVNELEKTGKVLTDSDQVGKWGSPTLDVWVVRKDFAQKHPEVVTAFARSALAAQKGYLDNPEQWLKEGDNLSKLSRLSGVPEQQVPGLVKGNTYLTAQQQVEQLGKPVDKAIVDTAKFLKEQGKVPQAATDYSDYVTDRFVKPLATQ; via the coding sequence ATGGCAGGAAAATTCACTCTTACTCTTATTGCAGCATCACTCGGATTGTCGGCGCTTAGCGCCCAGGCGGTGGATGTCACTGTAGCCTATCAAACGTCTGCCGAACCGGCGAAAGTCGCTCAGGCCGACAACACCTTTGCCAAAGAGAGCGGGGCGAAAGTCGACTGGCGTAAATTCGACAGCGGCGCGAGCGTGGTGCGTGCGCTGGCTTCCGGCGATGTGCAGATTGGTAACATCGGCTCAAGCCCTCTGGCCGTAGCCGCCAGCCAGCAGGTACCGATCGAAGTCTTCCTGCTGGCCTCTCAGCTGGGTAACTCTGAAGCGATGGTGGTGAAAAACACCATCAAAACCCCGAAAGATTTGATCGGTAAACGCATCGCCGTACCGTTTATCTCCACCACCCATTACAGCCTGCTGTCCGCGCTGAAGCATTGGGGCATCCGTCCCGATCAGCTGCAAATTATCAACCTGCAACCTCCCGCCATTATTGCTGCCTGGCAGCGTGGCGACATCGATGGCGCCTACGTCTGGGCACCTGCGGTTAACGAACTGGAAAAAACCGGCAAGGTGCTGACCGATTCCGATCAGGTCGGGAAATGGGGATCGCCAACGCTGGATGTCTGGGTGGTGCGTAAAGATTTTGCGCAGAAACACCCGGAAGTGGTCACCGCCTTTGCCCGCAGCGCGCTCGCGGCACAGAAAGGCTATCTCGATAATCCCGAGCAGTGGCTGAAAGAGGGCGACAACCTGAGCAAACTGTCCCGTCTGAGCGGCGTGCCGGAACAACAGGTTCCCGGTCTGGTGAAAGGCAATACCTATCTCACCGCCCAGCAGCAGGTTGAACAACTCGGGAAGCCGGTCGATAAGGCGATTGTCGATACCGCTAAATTCCTGAAAGAGCAGGGCAAGGTGCCGCAGGCGGCCACCGATTACAGCGATTACGTTACCGATCGCTTCGTTAAACCTCTCGCGACGCAATAA
- a CDS encoding LysE family translocator, with the protein MELSLFLSMLGFLWVAAITPGPNNMLLTASGANFGFLRSLWLLIGIMIGMQVMLLMVAFGIGGLILLYPSLHLVLKIGGSAYLLWLAWKIASAKYEKLDTETAPAAPMPFWQGGLLQLINPKAWLMALGAVASFSLAGEAYRGSVLAISAGMALVNVVSGVIWLGFGSLIGRILRSRRAWTIFNVFMGILTAACVLLIWH; encoded by the coding sequence ATGGAACTGAGTTTGTTTTTATCGATGTTAGGCTTTTTATGGGTCGCTGCCATCACGCCAGGCCCTAATAATATGTTACTCACCGCCTCCGGCGCCAACTTTGGTTTTCTGCGCTCGCTGTGGTTGCTGATTGGCATCATGATCGGCATGCAGGTGATGCTGCTGATGGTGGCCTTTGGCATTGGTGGACTGATCCTGCTCTATCCTTCGCTGCATCTGGTGCTGAAAATTGGCGGCAGTGCCTATCTGCTGTGGCTGGCATGGAAAATCGCCAGCGCGAAGTACGAGAAACTGGACACCGAAACGGCACCCGCCGCGCCGATGCCGTTCTGGCAAGGCGGCCTGCTGCAGCTGATTAACCCGAAAGCCTGGCTGATGGCGCTGGGCGCGGTGGCCAGCTTTAGCCTCGCCGGTGAAGCCTATCGCGGTTCGGTGCTCGCCATCAGCGCCGGGATGGCGTTGGTGAATGTGGTATCCGGCGTGATCTGGCTGGGCTTTGGCTCGCTGATTGGCCGTATTCTGCGCAGCCGTCGCGCGTGGACGATATTCAATGTCTTTATGGGGATCCTGACCGCGGCCTGCGTGCTGCTGATCTGGCATTAA
- a CDS encoding hydrolase, which translates to MNFNHSAAASFQPLTGMSNAHLQTLLPRLVRRRITLKPHWQRLTLPDTDFVDLAWSEDPAGARHKPRMVLFHGLEGSFHSPYAHGLLESCKARGWLGVVMHFRGCSGEPNRLNRIYHSGETSDATFFLNWLREEWGQVPTAAVGFSLGGNMLACLMGEQGKNCLLDAAVVVSAPLMLEPCSQKLEQGFSRVYQRYLLNLLKQNAERKLLAWPGTLPIDLTELRALKKLRDFDDAITARAHGFQDATDYYRRCSAMPRLPGVAKPLLIIHAKDDPFMTREVIPAADLLPASVTYQLTEHGGHVGFVCGTLRNPQMWLEQRIPQWLSTWLDN; encoded by the coding sequence ATGAATTTTAATCACTCAGCAGCCGCCTCTTTTCAGCCCTTAACCGGCATGAGCAATGCGCACCTGCAAACGCTTCTGCCGCGCCTGGTTCGCCGTCGGATTACCTTAAAACCTCACTGGCAGCGCCTGACGTTGCCGGACACGGATTTTGTCGATCTGGCGTGGAGTGAAGACCCTGCGGGTGCCAGACACAAACCGCGGATGGTGCTGTTTCACGGTCTGGAAGGCAGCTTTCACAGCCCCTATGCCCACGGGCTACTGGAAAGCTGTAAAGCGCGAGGCTGGCTGGGTGTGGTGATGCATTTTCGTGGCTGCAGCGGCGAACCGAATCGCCTCAACCGGATTTATCACTCTGGCGAAACCAGCGATGCCACCTTCTTCCTTAACTGGCTGCGTGAAGAGTGGGGTCAGGTTCCCACCGCGGCGGTTGGGTTTTCGCTGGGCGGGAATATGCTGGCCTGCCTGATGGGCGAGCAGGGCAAAAACTGCCTGCTGGATGCGGCGGTGGTGGTATCGGCCCCGCTGATGCTGGAACCCTGCAGCCAGAAACTGGAGCAGGGATTTTCCCGCGTTTATCAGCGCTATCTGCTAAACCTGCTGAAGCAAAACGCTGAACGCAAACTGCTTGCCTGGCCCGGCACCTTGCCCATCGATCTGACTGAACTCCGGGCGCTGAAAAAACTGCGGGATTTTGATGATGCCATTACTGCCCGGGCGCACGGTTTTCAGGATGCGACCGATTATTATCGCCGCTGCAGCGCGATGCCGCGATTGCCTGGCGTGGCGAAACCGCTGCTGATCATTCACGCCAAAGACGATCCCTTTATGACCCGCGAGGTGATCCCCGCGGCCGATCTGCTCCCTGCTTCAGTGACCTACCAACTGACCGAACATGGCGGCCATGTAGGATTTGTCTGCGGCACCTTACGTAACCCGCAAATGTGGCTTGAGCAACGCATTCCTCAATGGCTTTCAACCTGGCTGGACAACTAA
- a CDS encoding YheU family protein, with protein MIIPWKELDAETLDNLIESFVLREGTDYGEQERSLEQKVKDVRRQLSSGEAVLVWSELHETVNIMPRGSVTG; from the coding sequence GTGATTATTCCCTGGAAAGAGCTCGACGCTGAAACCCTCGATAACCTGATTGAATCTTTTGTCCTGCGTGAAGGCACCGACTACGGTGAGCAGGAACGCTCGCTGGAACAAAAAGTGAAGGATGTTCGCCGCCAGTTAAGCAGCGGCGAAGCGGTGCTGGTGTGGTCTGAACTGCACGAGACGGTCAATATTATGCCACGGGGTTCCGTGACCGGTTAG
- a CDS encoding amidohydrolase family protein, with amino-acid sequence MSYILADGWIITMNPDRDIYQQASLLISGDRIAAIGSRETLQAANPEAEIIDCRDSIIMPGMVNTHTHLFQTLLKGLGDDMVLKKWFTCMTGPSAVALTEEDVFAAALHGCVESIRSGVTSLVDFMYAHPRPGLTAKVIEAFELSGIRGHVCRGFLTTGEEHGIPAELIETPEAALADARQVIHRYHRADGRVKVGLAPSMIWALDEKVLRGTRALANETGVLITTHVAETDFEIAQAQLRFQSSDTEFLSDIGFLGPDVLAVHCVQCSSRDIRALKHHDVRISHNPCSNLYLASGIPPIPEMLAAGLTVGLGSDGPASSNNHSLFQAMKTAALMQKGVHRDPTIITAEKVLEMATIDGARAIGLDHLVGSLEVGKKADVIVIGTDHPAMTPIHHPVSALVYSALGHEVTDVFIEGEAVMRAGNLTRVNQRDVLLRSRLAAASLAARTGNDRPRPWRSAAF; translated from the coding sequence TTGTCTTATATTCTTGCTGATGGCTGGATCATCACGATGAATCCCGACCGGGATATCTACCAGCAGGCCAGCCTGTTAATCAGCGGCGATCGCATTGCCGCCATCGGCTCGCGGGAAACGCTGCAGGCGGCGAACCCGGAAGCCGAGATCATTGATTGCCGTGACAGCATCATTATGCCCGGCATGGTGAACACCCATACGCATCTGTTCCAGACGCTGCTGAAGGGGCTGGGCGATGATATGGTGCTGAAAAAGTGGTTCACCTGCATGACCGGGCCGAGCGCCGTGGCGCTGACCGAAGAGGATGTTTTCGCCGCCGCGCTGCATGGCTGCGTGGAGTCCATCCGCTCGGGCGTGACCTCGCTGGTGGATTTTATGTATGCGCATCCACGGCCAGGCCTGACCGCCAAAGTGATTGAAGCCTTTGAGCTTAGCGGCATTCGTGGCCACGTCTGTCGGGGATTCCTCACCACCGGTGAAGAGCACGGCATTCCTGCCGAATTGATTGAAACCCCCGAAGCGGCGCTGGCCGATGCCCGCCAGGTGATCCACCGCTATCACCGTGCGGATGGGCGGGTCAAAGTCGGGTTGGCACCGAGTATGATTTGGGCGCTGGATGAGAAAGTCCTGCGCGGCACGCGGGCGCTGGCCAATGAAACCGGCGTGCTGATCACCACCCATGTGGCGGAAACCGACTTTGAGATTGCCCAGGCGCAGCTGCGTTTTCAGAGCAGCGATACGGAATTCCTCAGCGACATCGGCTTTCTCGGGCCGGATGTGCTGGCCGTCCATTGCGTGCAGTGCAGTTCGCGGGATATCCGCGCGCTGAAACATCACGATGTGCGGATTTCGCATAACCCGTGCAGCAATCTCTATCTGGCGTCCGGCATTCCGCCAATCCCGGAGATGCTGGCCGCCGGTCTGACCGTCGGGCTGGGTTCCGATGGCCCGGCCAGCAGTAACAACCACAGTTTGTTCCAGGCAATGAAAACCGCCGCGCTGATGCAGAAGGGCGTCCATCGCGATCCGACCATTATCACCGCTGAAAAAGTGCTGGAGATGGCGACCATTGACGGCGCGCGCGCCATCGGGCTGGACCATCTGGTGGGATCGCTTGAAGTGGGGAAAAAAGCCGATGTAATTGTTATCGGAACCGATCATCCGGCGATGACGCCGATCCATCATCCGGTTTCCGCGCTGGTGTACTCCGCGCTCGGACACGAAGTCACCGATGTGTTTATCGAGGGTGAAGCGGTGATGCGAGCCGGAAACCTGACGCGGGTCAATCAGCGTGACGTACTGCTTCGTTCCCGTCTGGCCGCCGCGTCACTGGCTGCCAGAACCGGCAACGATCGACCCCGGCCATGGCGGTCTGCCGCGTTCTAA
- a CDS encoding cysteine hydrolase family protein: protein MSGLNPLGSAAHNQWRVSASEVNMVRPPVSCHPVSLLSRGREITFDLQRTALLVIDMQNDFCHPEGWLGHIGVDVTPARAPIAPLQSLLPSLREAGVPVVWLNWGNRPDKLNLSPALLHVYNGDGASVGLGDPLPVSGEPVLQEGSWAAEVIDELTPAVDDIRISKYRMSGFKDTVLDSVLRNMGITTLLFAGVNADQCVLCTLQDANFHGYDCLLLEDCSATTSPAYCLDATLYNVQQCFGFVVSSAELLPQL from the coding sequence ATGTCAGGACTGAATCCCCTGGGAAGTGCGGCGCACAACCAATGGCGCGTGTCGGCCAGCGAGGTCAACATGGTGCGGCCACCGGTTTCCTGCCATCCGGTTAGCCTGCTCAGCCGTGGCAGAGAAATCACCTTCGATTTGCAGCGCACCGCGCTGCTGGTGATTGATATGCAGAATGACTTTTGTCATCCCGAGGGGTGGCTGGGGCACATTGGCGTCGATGTGACGCCGGCGCGTGCGCCGATTGCACCGCTGCAATCCCTGTTGCCATCGCTGCGTGAAGCGGGTGTGCCGGTGGTCTGGCTTAACTGGGGAAACCGGCCCGACAAGCTCAATCTCAGCCCGGCGTTACTGCACGTCTATAACGGCGACGGCGCAAGCGTGGGGCTGGGCGATCCGCTGCCGGTATCGGGTGAACCGGTATTGCAGGAAGGAAGCTGGGCCGCCGAGGTCATCGATGAGTTAACGCCGGCAGTGGATGACATCCGCATCAGTAAATATCGCATGTCCGGCTTTAAGGACACCGTGTTGGACAGCGTGCTGCGCAATATGGGCATCACCACGCTGCTGTTTGCCGGCGTGAATGCCGATCAGTGCGTGCTCTGTACGCTGCAGGACGCCAATTTTCACGGCTACGACTGCCTGCTGTTGGAAGACTGCAGCGCGACCACGTCCCCGGCGTATTGCCTGGATGCCACGCTGTACAACGTGCAGCAATGTTTCGGTTTCGTCGTCAGTTCAGCCGAACTGCTGCCGCAGCTTTAA
- a CDS encoding cupin domain-containing protein: MKNFRLTNPAEAQVFRISPKDTNYFAVLFDQQQDGIENIFVVEIFTVGGATPPNEHAHAHEFFYVLEGEGVASCNGDEVTIGKGDALLLHPGNEHLIRNTGSGKLYTLTVMTPNEGFAELIHSGQPMALDEEDLRVLSGS; the protein is encoded by the coding sequence ATGAAAAATTTCCGCCTGACTAACCCCGCGGAGGCTCAGGTCTTCCGCATCAGCCCGAAAGACACCAACTACTTTGCGGTGCTGTTCGACCAGCAGCAGGACGGTATTGAAAACATCTTCGTGGTGGAGATTTTTACCGTCGGCGGCGCAACGCCACCCAATGAACATGCCCATGCTCACGAGTTCTTCTACGTGCTGGAAGGTGAGGGCGTGGCGAGCTGCAATGGCGATGAGGTGACCATCGGCAAGGGCGATGCGCTGCTGCTGCATCCGGGTAATGAACATCTGATCCGCAATACCGGCAGCGGCAAGCTGTACACCCTGACCGTGATGACACCGAACGAAGGGTTTGCGGAACTGATCCACAGCGGCCAGCCGATGGCGCTGGATGAAGAAGATTTGCGTGTATTAAGCGGGAGTTAA
- a CDS encoding ABC transporter permease, with product MTALMHIDTAFIVTWLAAAVRLAGPVLLAALGEIYAERSGVLNIGLEGTILMGALASYMTAVYSGSTALGFIAGGVAGLVVGVLLAALYLRAHASQIVIGIVFNILAGGVATWTYSLVMGDSSSPTIAMLNAIHIPGLSTLPGIGPVLFSQPLPLYLTLLLVGIAHYGLFHTRFGLSLRAVGENPRAAHAAGLNVLRIRTWGVLLSCLGAGLAGSYLVTAQIGLFRDNIVSGQGFIALAIVIFGRWSPVKALIAACIFGAADALQLSLQLFESSLPPQVLLALPYLLTILAMSGVVGRTVQPAALTQPYRKE from the coding sequence ATGACTGCACTGATGCATATCGATACGGCGTTTATTGTCACCTGGCTGGCGGCAGCGGTGCGCCTGGCCGGCCCGGTATTGCTGGCAGCCCTCGGCGAAATCTATGCTGAGCGCTCGGGCGTGCTGAATATTGGCCTTGAAGGCACCATTTTGATGGGGGCGCTGGCCAGCTATATGACCGCCGTCTACAGCGGTTCTACCGCGCTGGGCTTTATCGCCGGCGGCGTGGCCGGATTGGTGGTAGGGGTGTTGCTGGCCGCGCTCTATTTACGGGCGCATGCCAGCCAGATCGTCATTGGCATCGTCTTTAACATCCTCGCCGGCGGCGTGGCAACCTGGACCTACTCGCTGGTGATGGGCGACAGCTCTTCGCCCACCATTGCCATGCTTAACGCCATCCATATTCCCGGTCTTTCCACGCTGCCGGGCATCGGGCCGGTGCTGTTCTCCCAGCCTCTGCCGCTGTATCTCACCTTGCTGTTAGTCGGCATTGCGCACTATGGCCTGTTCCATACCCGGTTCGGCCTTTCGCTGCGTGCCGTCGGGGAAAACCCTCGGGCGGCGCATGCCGCGGGCCTCAACGTGCTGCGCATCCGCACCTGGGGCGTACTGCTCTCGTGTCTGGGCGCGGGCCTGGCGGGAAGCTATCTGGTCACCGCGCAGATTGGTCTGTTCCGCGACAATATTGTCAGCGGCCAGGGATTTATCGCGTTGGCCATCGTCATATTTGGCCGCTGGAGCCCGGTTAAAGCGCTGATTGCCGCCTGTATTTTTGGTGCGGCGGATGCGCTGCAACTGTCGCTTCAGCTGTTTGAAAGCAGCCTGCCGCCGCAGGTGCTGCTGGCGCTGCCTTATCTGTTGACGATCCTCGCCATGTCGGGCGTCGTTGGACGCACGGTGCAGCCTGCGGCGTTAACTCAACCCTATCGCAAGGAGTAA